One stretch of Lacrimispora sphenoides DNA includes these proteins:
- a CDS encoding glycoside hydrolase family 13 protein has product MDRKWWKQAVIYQIYPRSFKDSNGDGIGDLQGIISKLDYLKELGADALWLSPVYCSPQDDNGYDISNYQDIDPMFGNLEDMEELIVKAGSRGIRIIMDLVLNHSSDEHPWFTEAKKSKDNPYHDYYVWRDGVEGTAPNELRAAFGGSAWEWVPELGQYYFHQFSVKQPDLNWDNPKVRREIQDMILWWMEKGVGGFRLDVIDLIAKEPDRMITADGPKLHEFIQELSRETFQKGDLVTVGEAWSANPENAVRYSNPDGSELSMVFQFEHICLDQKKGGEKWDIAPLPFLELKRALSTWQESLYCKGWNSLFWNNHDLPRIVSRWGNDKEYRIESAKMFAILLHGMQGTPYIYQGEELGMTNVRYDMEDYRDIETLNIYRERTGAGYNEADVMESIYTKGRDNARTPMQWNNGREAGFTDGTPWIKVNPNYPEINAEAAMADENSIFHLYQKLIELRKTYDVFVDGKYRLLMPEDPDLFAYTRTLEETTLLVICNFYDKTVHLQLPKELDREKKQLISSYTDEGLTDVLRPYEARMYLIR; this is encoded by the coding sequence ATGGACAGAAAATGGTGGAAACAAGCGGTTATATATCAGATTTACCCCAGAAGCTTTAAGGACAGCAACGGGGATGGGATCGGAGATCTTCAAGGGATTATCTCCAAACTTGATTATTTGAAAGAACTTGGAGCAGATGCTCTCTGGCTCTCCCCGGTCTATTGTTCCCCACAGGATGACAATGGTTATGATATATCCAATTATCAGGATATTGATCCAATGTTCGGGAATTTAGAAGACATGGAAGAGTTGATTGTAAAAGCAGGCAGCCGTGGGATCCGGATTATCATGGACCTTGTTTTAAACCATTCTTCCGATGAGCATCCATGGTTTACAGAGGCGAAAAAAAGTAAGGATAATCCCTATCATGATTATTATGTGTGGAGGGATGGCGTGGAAGGAACTGCTCCAAATGAACTAAGAGCCGCTTTTGGAGGCTCCGCCTGGGAGTGGGTTCCGGAACTTGGGCAATACTATTTCCATCAGTTTTCAGTGAAACAGCCGGATTTAAACTGGGATAACCCAAAAGTACGCCGGGAGATACAGGATATGATCCTTTGGTGGATGGAGAAAGGAGTCGGCGGGTTCCGGCTGGATGTCATCGATTTAATTGCCAAGGAGCCTGACCGGATGATCACAGCGGATGGGCCAAAGCTCCATGAATTTATACAGGAATTAAGCAGGGAGACCTTTCAGAAAGGAGATTTAGTCACCGTGGGTGAAGCATGGAGTGCAAATCCGGAAAATGCCGTTCGTTACAGCAATCCGGATGGCAGTGAGCTTTCCATGGTATTCCAGTTTGAGCATATCTGCCTTGACCAGAAAAAGGGCGGGGAAAAATGGGACATAGCCCCTCTTCCATTCCTGGAATTAAAGCGTGCCTTATCCACCTGGCAGGAATCCCTTTACTGCAAAGGCTGGAACAGCCTGTTCTGGAATAACCATGATCTGCCGAGAATTGTATCCCGCTGGGGAAATGATAAGGAATATCGAATAGAATCTGCCAAAATGTTTGCAATCCTCCTTCATGGAATGCAAGGCACCCCCTATATCTATCAGGGCGAAGAACTTGGAATGACCAATGTAAGATATGATATGGAAGACTACCGGGATATTGAAACGTTAAATATCTATAGGGAAAGAACCGGGGCCGGATATAATGAAGCAGATGTCATGGAGTCTATCTATACAAAAGGCCGGGATAATGCGAGAACACCGATGCAGTGGAATAATGGCAGAGAAGCTGGATTTACAGATGGAACTCCCTGGATCAAGGTGAATCCAAACTATCCCGAAATTAATGCAGAGGCCGCAATGGCAGATGAAAACTCTATTTTTCACCTTTACCAGAAGTTAATTGAATTAAGAAAAACCTACGACGTATTCGTAGATGGGAAATACCGGCTTCTGATGCCGGAGGATCCCGATCTGTTTGCCTATACCCGTACACTGGAAGAAACTACTTTGCTTGTAATTTGTAATTTTTACGATAAAACAGTTCATCTGCAGCTGCCGAAAGAGCTTGACCGTGAGAAAAAACAGTTAATCAGCTCTTATACGGATGAAGGCCTTACAGATGTGCTCAGGCCGTATGAAGCCAGAATGTATCTGATCAGGTAA
- a CDS encoding DUF523 domain-containing protein, whose translation MGGEKENILVSACLLGVNCRYDGGNGRQESLIGLIEKYNFIPVCPEQLGGLETPREPAEQIVKVVTGDHDEIRVVDRSGKDVTDSFIKGAEETLKLARLYGCKRAILKERSPSCGHGCIYDGTFSGTKVPGDGVTARLLEENGILVSGESSIESF comes from the coding sequence ATGGGCGGAGAAAAAGAAAACATTCTGGTGAGTGCCTGCCTGCTGGGAGTCAATTGCCGCTATGACGGCGGAAATGGCAGGCAGGAGAGCCTGATCGGGCTTATAGAGAAATACAATTTCATACCGGTCTGTCCGGAGCAGCTTGGAGGTTTAGAGACGCCAAGAGAGCCAGCGGAGCAGATTGTTAAAGTCGTAACAGGTGATCACGATGAGATCCGCGTGGTGGACCGGTCTGGAAAAGACGTGACAGACAGCTTTATAAAGGGAGCAGAGGAAACCTTGAAACTGGCCAGGCTATATGGTTGTAAGCGGGCAATTTTGAAGGAACGGAGTCCGTCCTGCGGCCATGGTTGCATTTATGACGGGACGTTTTCAGGGACAAAGGTTCCAGGAGACGGGGTGACCGCAAGGCTTTTGGAAGAAAACGGAATCCTCGTATCGGGAGAAAGCAGCATAGAGTCCTTTTAA
- a CDS encoding MurR/RpiR family transcriptional regulator, translated as MKFDVYKLADKYKLTDTETQILNYILENNQQVLHMAVREVANQNFVSAATIIKLSKKMGYTGYTDMIYRLNFMITSHRKNRERLSDITSFISDIPDELLNDFMGQLKKHRNDIILVSATGFSSPLAEYIERKLLVTGFRVIKTNAYAVYDKNRLGASLVIVVSKSGETDTIAKLVDYANENQVDIVSFTGEQSNYIGRTSTVNIPILDDKTLDDRNLQSNYFYARVIVVFEYLMSQVLEELNECQ; from the coding sequence ATGAAATTTGATGTTTATAAACTGGCGGATAAATATAAGCTGACAGATACGGAAACCCAGATATTAAATTATATTCTGGAAAATAATCAACAGGTACTTCATATGGCAGTACGTGAAGTTGCAAACCAAAATTTTGTATCTGCTGCAACGATCATCAAATTATCAAAAAAGATGGGATATACCGGATATACTGATATGATATACCGTCTTAATTTTATGATTACGAGTCATAGGAAAAATAGAGAAAGACTGTCGGATATTACCAGCTTTATAAGCGATATACCAGATGAATTACTAAATGATTTTATGGGCCAGTTAAAAAAACACAGAAATGATATTATTTTAGTATCTGCTACCGGATTTTCCTCACCACTGGCGGAATATATAGAGCGTAAGCTATTGGTAACCGGTTTCCGGGTTATTAAGACCAATGCCTATGCAGTATATGATAAAAACCGTCTTGGCGCATCACTTGTTATCGTAGTTTCCAAGAGCGGGGAAACAGATACCATTGCAAAGCTTGTTGACTACGCAAATGAAAATCAGGTGGATATTGTATCCTTTACAGGAGAACAGAGCAATTATATTGGCCGTACGTCTACCGTCAATATTCCGATTTTGGATGATAAGACGCTGGATGACCGGAATCTGCAGTCCAATTATTTTTATGCAAGGGTGATTGTGGTATTTGAATATTTAATGAGCCAGGTGTTAGAAGAACTGAATGAGTGCCAGTAA
- the xdh gene encoding selenium-dependent xanthine dehydrogenase, whose protein sequence is MYVVNVNGKDYQSEEDLTLMDFLRNRLGITSVKNGCKEGACGTCTVIVDGKTVRACILKLSKLEGKKVQTIEGFTQRERDVFVYAFAAAGAVQCGFCIPGMVISGKCLIDQNPNPTRDDVKQAIRTNICRCTGYTKIEDGILLAAKMFNENLEVPELKQTAAIGERTCRVDAEAKTLGTAKYADDYYLEGMLYGKNVFTKYARAKINGIDTSKALAMPGVVAVYTAKDIPGDRYIGHLAHDWPGMIDVGEETKCIGDTLAIVVAETMEQALAAVKAVEIDCEELEPIRSPKEAMVPGAHQVHGEGFMHFGKFRTPVNNLLDHEEVKRGDAETALANSKYVAEGTFFVPPTEHAFMEPETAVGIPDGDGVKVITGAQGIYDEHHELSAYLGLPLEKVRIQSAFVGGGFGGKEDMSVQHQAALCAYLSKRPVKVSFSRQESINYHPKRHAMEIYCKIGCDENGIIQGMKARLLSDTGAYASLGGPVLQRACTHAGGPYNYQNVDIEGDAYYTNNPPAGAFRGFGVTQSCMSTEALINQLADQMGISGWEIRYRNAIRPGQSLPNGQIADEGTGMLETLEAVKEDFEKYEADPNYFVGIASAMKNAGIGVGLADVGRCILRVRDGKVVTGSSAAAIGQGLQTITLQMVCQTTGLAPEQVIVGHPDTKYTPDSGTTTASRQTVFTGEAIHIAAMKLKEDLDAGHSLSDLEGKEYYGEFDFKTDPIGSDKPNPVSHIAYGYATQLYVLDTEGKVVNIIAAHDIGKAINPLAAEGQVEGGVAMGLGYGLTEDFPLKDGIPQAKLGTLGLFKAPQMPPVDVRFIEKNPSDVAFGAKGVGEIVCVMGAPALQNAYFKKDGVFRYKLPLDNTFYRKPKPAK, encoded by the coding sequence ATGTATGTAGTAAATGTCAACGGCAAGGATTACCAGTCAGAAGAAGATTTAACATTAATGGATTTTCTCAGAAACAGACTTGGTATTACTTCCGTTAAAAACGGTTGTAAAGAAGGTGCCTGCGGTACATGTACAGTAATTGTGGATGGGAAGACTGTCCGTGCCTGCATTCTGAAATTGTCCAAACTGGAGGGCAAGAAGGTGCAGACCATAGAAGGATTTACACAGAGAGAACGGGATGTCTTTGTCTATGCCTTTGCGGCAGCCGGCGCCGTACAGTGCGGTTTTTGCATTCCGGGCATGGTGATCAGCGGCAAGTGCTTAATTGACCAGAATCCCAATCCAACCAGAGATGATGTAAAACAGGCGATCCGCACAAATATCTGCCGTTGTACAGGCTATACCAAAATAGAAGACGGCATTTTGCTTGCAGCAAAAATGTTCAATGAAAATTTAGAGGTTCCTGAACTTAAGCAGACTGCTGCCATAGGAGAAAGAACCTGCCGTGTGGATGCGGAAGCAAAAACACTGGGTACTGCCAAATATGCGGATGATTATTATCTGGAAGGCATGCTTTACGGAAAGAACGTGTTCACCAAATATGCACGCGCTAAAATAAATGGAATCGATACCAGCAAGGCTCTTGCAATGCCCGGCGTAGTCGCTGTCTATACGGCAAAGGACATTCCTGGAGACAGGTATATCGGACATCTGGCACATGACTGGCCCGGTATGATCGATGTAGGCGAAGAGACAAAATGCATCGGCGACACCCTTGCTATTGTTGTGGCAGAAACGATGGAACAGGCGTTGGCGGCAGTAAAAGCCGTAGAAATAGATTGTGAAGAATTAGAACCAATCCGCTCCCCAAAGGAAGCCATGGTACCAGGCGCTCATCAGGTACATGGCGAAGGCTTTATGCATTTTGGCAAATTCAGAACTCCGGTAAATAACCTTCTTGATCACGAGGAGGTAAAACGGGGTGACGCAGAGACAGCTCTTGCAAATTCCAAGTATGTTGCAGAAGGCACCTTCTTCGTTCCTCCAACAGAGCATGCGTTCATGGAACCGGAAACTGCTGTTGGTATTCCTGATGGCGACGGTGTTAAGGTAATTACCGGAGCACAGGGTATTTATGATGAACATCACGAATTAAGTGCATATCTTGGCCTCCCTCTGGAGAAAGTAAGAATTCAGAGTGCTTTTGTCGGCGGCGGCTTCGGCGGAAAGGAAGATATGAGCGTTCAGCATCAGGCTGCTCTTTGTGCTTATTTATCAAAGAGACCTGTAAAAGTATCCTTCTCCCGTCAGGAAAGCATTAATTATCATCCAAAGCGTCACGCCATGGAAATATACTGCAAGATCGGCTGTGATGAAAACGGTATTATCCAGGGTATGAAGGCAAGGCTTCTCTCTGATACGGGAGCTTATGCATCTTTAGGCGGTCCGGTACTTCAAAGAGCCTGTACCCATGCAGGTGGACCATATAATTACCAGAACGTGGACATCGAAGGGGATGCTTACTATACCAACAATCCGCCTGCAGGTGCATTTCGCGGGTTCGGCGTAACACAGTCCTGTATGTCAACGGAAGCTTTAATCAACCAGTTAGCAGATCAGATGGGAATATCCGGCTGGGAGATCCGTTACCGCAATGCCATCAGACCAGGCCAGTCCCTTCCTAACGGGCAGATCGCCGATGAAGGCACCGGTATGTTGGAAACCCTGGAAGCAGTAAAAGAAGATTTTGAAAAATATGAGGCAGACCCAAATTATTTCGTAGGAATTGCATCTGCCATGAAGAACGCAGGAATCGGTGTCGGTCTTGCAGACGTAGGCCGCTGTATCTTAAGAGTACGTGACGGAAAAGTTGTTACAGGCTCTTCTGCTGCTGCTATCGGCCAGGGACTTCAGACCATAACCTTACAGATGGTCTGTCAGACCACAGGTCTTGCACCGGAACAGGTAATCGTTGGACATCCGGATACAAAATACACACCAGACTCCGGAACCACAACCGCCTCCCGCCAGACCGTATTTACAGGCGAAGCAATCCACATTGCCGCAATGAAACTGAAAGAGGATTTGGATGCAGGACATTCCTTAAGTGATCTGGAAGGCAAAGAATATTATGGCGAATTTGATTTTAAGACAGATCCTATCGGCAGCGACAAACCAAACCCCGTAAGCCATATTGCTTATGGTTATGCAACTCAGCTTTATGTTCTTGACACTGAAGGAAAAGTTGTCAATATAATTGCAGCCCATGACATAGGCAAAGCCATCAATCCTCTTGCCGCAGAAGGCCAGGTAGAAGGCGGCGTTGCAATGGGTCTTGGTTATGGACTGACAGAGGACTTCCCATTAAAGGACGGCATTCCACAGGCTAAATTAGGTACTTTAGGCCTCTTTAAAGCACCTCAGATGCCTCCTGTTGACGTACGGTTCATTGAAAAGAATCCATCTGATGTAGCATTTGGAGCAAAAGGCGTAGGCGAGATCGTATGTGTTATGGGAGCACCTGCTTTGCAGAATGCTTATTTCAAGAAGGATGGTGTATTCCGTTACAAACTTCCTTTGGACAATACGTTCTACCGTAAACCAAAGCCAGCAAAATAA
- a CDS encoding carbohydrate ABC transporter permease has translation MNKHRSNHISPAFYLMVVPVAALFFLLHTVPFLKGIFYSFTNWKGYGNWEFIGFKNFLQFFKDPSIKQAYGFTFQFALSATVLVNVLSLALACGLNGKIRGKNFLKALYFLPYMLGTLIIGFVFNFIFGNIIPGFGKLAGIDGLSVNILGTSKAWLGVLFVTVWQSMAFNTMIYLSGLQTVDKDIYDAASVDGAVGLQRFIKITFPLIAPFFTINMVLSVKSFLMAFDQIMAMTGGGPGTATTTISMLIYKRGFDGGQFAYQSANAVILFLVVSSISVFQLKILEKREAKIN, from the coding sequence TTGAATAAACATAGAAGTAACCATATCAGTCCAGCGTTCTATCTTATGGTGGTTCCCGTGGCAGCACTGTTCTTTTTACTCCATACGGTTCCCTTTCTAAAAGGTATCTTTTACAGCTTTACCAACTGGAAGGGCTATGGGAACTGGGAATTTATCGGTTTTAAAAATTTCCTGCAGTTTTTTAAGGATCCTTCCATAAAGCAGGCCTATGGCTTTACCTTTCAGTTTGCACTTTCCGCCACTGTCCTTGTCAACGTATTAAGTCTGGCGCTGGCATGCGGGCTCAATGGGAAAATTCGTGGAAAGAATTTTTTAAAGGCGCTGTATTTCCTGCCATATATGCTGGGTACTCTGATCATCGGTTTTGTATTTAACTTTATCTTTGGAAATATCATTCCGGGATTTGGAAAATTGGCGGGTATCGATGGGCTGAGTGTCAATATCCTTGGTACCAGCAAAGCATGGCTTGGGGTTTTGTTCGTTACCGTCTGGCAATCCATGGCCTTTAACACCATGATCTATCTCTCCGGCCTTCAGACGGTGGATAAGGATATTTATGACGCGGCATCCGTTGACGGTGCCGTAGGCCTCCAGCGGTTTATCAAGATCACCTTCCCGCTGATCGCTCCTTTCTTTACCATCAATATGGTATTAAGTGTTAAGAGTTTTCTTATGGCATTTGACCAGATTATGGCAATGACAGGGGGAGGGCCCGGAACTGCGACCACTACGATCTCCATGTTGATTTATAAGCGGGGATTTGATGGCGGACAGTTTGCTTACCAGTCAGCCAATGCCGTTATTTTATTCTTGGTAGTGTCGTCAATTTCCGTATTCCAGCTAAAGATTTTAGAAAAAAGGGAGGCGAAAATAAACTGA
- a CDS encoding XdhC family protein: protein MTAGFYEELKNADKNTNLISLTIVEGQGLGAKALWSNGEIICRQGDEKAFDAFSEDLKSIDKTQTIKSQDSTLFCEFVTGEKYMVVCGAGHISIPIIRIGKMLGFHVTVIDDRLSFANTARKEGADTVICKPFREALEEIKGSTGHYFIIVTRGHRYDQDCLSQIIGKKNAYIGMIGSKVRVRLVKDFLADEGISRELLDQVYTPIGLKINAQTPEEIAVAIMAEIIQVKNGSKKSFGYPKEILDGLTSQELSDMPKSLVTIVSRKGSAPRDVGSKMVVMLDGSTIGTIGGGCVESEVCTAAREVARDKKPVLMKVDMTPGNAEDEGMVCGGVVEVYIEPVLS, encoded by the coding sequence ATGACAGCAGGTTTTTATGAAGAATTAAAAAATGCCGATAAAAACACGAACTTAATCAGCCTGACAATCGTTGAAGGACAGGGGCTTGGAGCCAAAGCCCTGTGGTCGAATGGAGAAATCATCTGCAGGCAGGGAGACGAAAAAGCGTTTGATGCTTTTTCAGAGGATTTAAAAAGCATAGACAAAACCCAGACCATAAAATCTCAGGACAGCACTCTGTTCTGCGAATTTGTGACAGGAGAAAAGTATATGGTTGTATGCGGAGCCGGCCATATTTCCATCCCAATCATCAGAATCGGAAAGATGCTGGGATTCCATGTTACAGTGATTGATGACCGGTTATCTTTTGCCAATACCGCAAGAAAAGAAGGGGCTGACACCGTTATCTGCAAGCCTTTTAGGGAAGCCTTAGAAGAGATCAAGGGAAGCACCGGCCATTACTTTATCATCGTCACCAGAGGACACCGGTATGACCAGGACTGTTTATCTCAGATCATCGGCAAAAAAAATGCCTACATCGGTATGATCGGCAGCAAAGTCAGGGTAAGGCTTGTAAAGGATTTTTTAGCAGACGAAGGAATCAGCAGAGAGCTGCTTGACCAGGTTTACACACCCATCGGACTAAAGATCAACGCCCAGACCCCGGAGGAAATCGCCGTGGCAATTATGGCGGAGATCATTCAGGTAAAGAACGGAAGTAAAAAAAGCTTTGGCTACCCAAAGGAAATCCTTGACGGTCTCACTTCCCAGGAGTTATCTGACATGCCAAAATCCCTTGTCACCATTGTTTCCAGAAAAGGCTCCGCTCCCAGGGATGTAGGCTCAAAGATGGTTGTGATGCTTGACGGGAGCACCATTGGGACCATCGGAGGCGGCTGTGTGGAATCTGAGGTGTGTACCGCAGCGAGAGAAGTTGCCAGAGATAAAAAGCCGGTATTAATGAAGGTTGACATGACTCCGGGCAACGCAGAGGACGAAGGCATGGTATGCGGAGGCGTTGTAGAAGTATATATTGAGCCGGTCTTAAGCTGA
- a CDS encoding carbohydrate ABC transporter permease, whose amino-acid sequence MKEKEKTNWLLTILLSAIAVFVILGPLYITVVIALKSPSDMEHVLALPTSLHLENFSRAWVLTDYPKKFLNTFFITSINLVFTILTNSMAAYAIIRNKDKSRFFNLMYYYFISAMFIPFNVIMLPLVKQASAFHLDNIYGITLIYIIFGLPMNTFLYSGYIKSLPVALEEAARIDGADTFQTFWRIIFPLLKPMSATVAILSFMWTWNDFLMPLVLLSDASQQTLQLAQYVFKGQFSTQYNLAFASYLMVLLPVLAVYVFCQKWIIAGVTSGSVKA is encoded by the coding sequence ATGAAAGAGAAAGAAAAGACCAATTGGCTCCTGACAATCCTTCTGTCGGCAATCGCTGTTTTCGTTATCCTGGGCCCCCTTTATATTACGGTGGTAATAGCATTGAAATCACCGTCAGACATGGAACATGTACTGGCACTTCCCACTTCCCTGCACTTAGAGAATTTTTCCAGGGCATGGGTGCTTACCGACTATCCAAAGAAGTTCTTAAATACATTTTTTATCACAAGCATCAATCTGGTGTTTACCATCCTGACTAATTCCATGGCGGCTTATGCCATTATACGGAATAAGGATAAAAGCAGATTTTTCAATCTCATGTATTATTATTTTATCAGCGCCATGTTTATCCCTTTTAATGTGATTATGCTTCCCCTGGTAAAACAGGCCTCAGCCTTTCACTTGGATAACATCTATGGCATCACATTAATTTATATTATATTCGGACTGCCCATGAATACGTTTCTTTATTCAGGTTACATCAAATCCCTGCCTGTGGCATTAGAGGAGGCGGCGAGGATCGACGGGGCGGATACGTTCCAGACCTTTTGGCGCATTATATTTCCGCTTCTTAAGCCCATGAGCGCTACAGTGGCAATCCTGTCCTTTATGTGGACCTGGAATGACTTCCTGATGCCCCTTGTTTTGCTGAGCGATGCAAGCCAGCAAACCTTACAGTTGGCCCAGTATGTGTTTAAAGGCCAGTTTTCCACGCAGTATAACCTTGCCTTTGCCTCGTATTTGATGGTGCTGCTGCCAGTTTTAGCGGTATATGTTTTTTGTCAGAAATGGATCATCGCAGGAGTGACTAGCGGATCTGTAAAAGCTTAA
- a CDS encoding hydrolase, translated as MNTAITRQQALELLKKYNKEPFHLLHGLTVEGVMRWYAGEMGFGSEEEFWGIAGLLHDVDFEQFPEEHCIKAPELLSEIGAEEELVHAICSHGYGICSEVEPEHMMEKIMFAADELTGLIGAAARMRPSKSVMDLEVSSLKKKFKDKKFAAGCSREVIASGAENLGWTLDELFEKTILAMRSCEEKVNQEMEE; from the coding sequence ATGAATACAGCAATCACAAGACAACAGGCACTGGAGTTACTTAAGAAATATAATAAGGAACCGTTTCACCTCCTTCACGGTCTGACCGTGGAAGGGGTAATGCGCTGGTACGCAGGAGAAATGGGTTTTGGATCAGAGGAAGAATTCTGGGGAATCGCAGGGCTGCTTCATGATGTGGATTTTGAACAGTTTCCCGAGGAACATTGTATAAAGGCCCCGGAGCTTCTATCCGAAATCGGTGCGGAAGAAGAACTCGTTCATGCCATATGCAGCCATGGCTACGGCATATGTTCTGAGGTAGAGCCGGAGCATATGATGGAAAAGATCATGTTTGCAGCGGATGAGCTGACCGGACTCATCGGAGCAGCCGCCAGGATGCGCCCTTCAAAAAGTGTTATGGACTTAGAAGTCTCAAGCCTTAAGAAAAAATTTAAGGACAAGAAGTTTGCGGCAGGCTGTTCCAGGGAAGTGATCGCGTCAGGCGCAGAGAATTTAGGCTGGACTCTTGATGAGCTGTTTGAAAAAACCATCCTCGCCATGCGTTCCTGCGAAGAGAAGGTAAACCAGGAAATGGAAGAGTAA
- a CDS encoding aspartate kinase — MKKVVKFGGSSLASAKQFKKVGEIIRGDKSRRFVVPSAPGKRNDKDEKVTDLLYQCYDGAADGKSYKKILEKIKERYMEIIDGLHINLNLDHEFVTIEENFLKKAGRDYAASRGEYLNGMVMAEYLGYEFIDAAEVIFFDADGNFNAELTNKELSERLEHVERAVIPGFYGAKEDGTIKTFSRGGSDITGSIVAKAIHADMYENWTDVSGFLVADPRIIKNPEVIETITYRELRELAYMGASVLHEDAIFPVRKEGIPINIRNTNKPDDKGTLIVESTCRKPHYTITGIAGKKGFCSINIEKAMMNAEVGFGRKVLEVFEKYGISFEHMPSGIDTMTVFVHQSEFEDYEQSVIAGIHRAVEPDFLEMESDLALVAVVGRGMKATRGTAGRIFSALAHSRVNVKMIDQGSSELNIIIGVKNADFEEAIKAIYDIFITTEV, encoded by the coding sequence ATGAAAAAAGTTGTGAAATTCGGAGGAAGCTCTTTGGCCAGCGCAAAGCAGTTTAAGAAAGTTGGCGAGATCATCCGCGGGGATAAGAGCAGACGGTTTGTGGTGCCATCAGCACCAGGCAAGCGAAATGACAAGGATGAAAAGGTGACTGATCTGTTATACCAGTGTTATGATGGGGCAGCAGATGGAAAAAGCTATAAAAAGATTCTGGAAAAAATCAAGGAGCGTTATATGGAGATCATTGACGGACTTCATATTAATCTGAATCTGGATCATGAGTTTGTGACCATTGAAGAAAATTTCCTTAAAAAGGCTGGGCGTGATTATGCGGCTTCCAGAGGAGAGTACTTAAATGGAATGGTGATGGCGGAATACTTAGGCTACGAATTCATTGACGCAGCTGAAGTGATTTTCTTTGATGCAGACGGTAATTTTAATGCAGAGCTTACCAATAAGGAGCTTTCAGAGCGCCTGGAACATGTGGAGAGAGCTGTGATTCCGGGCTTTTACGGAGCGAAGGAGGATGGGACCATAAAGACCTTTTCCAGAGGCGGTTCCGATATAACAGGCTCCATTGTTGCAAAAGCCATTCATGCGGATATGTATGAAAACTGGACGGATGTTTCCGGTTTCCTGGTGGCTGATCCCAGAATCATCAAGAATCCTGAGGTCATTGAGACCATTACATACCGGGAGTTAAGAGAGCTTGCCTATATGGGAGCCAGTGTTCTTCATGAGGATGCCATTTTCCCGGTGAGAAAAGAAGGAATCCCAATCAACATCCGGAACACCAATAAGCCTGATGACAAAGGAACTTTAATTGTGGAGAGCACCTGCAGAAAGCCTCATTATACCATTACGGGAATTGCAGGAAAGAAAGGCTTTTGCTCCATCAACATTGAAAAGGCCATGATGAATGCGGAAGTTGGTTTTGGGAGAAAGGTTCTTGAGGTATTTGAAAAGTACGGCATTTCCTTTGAGCATATGCCGTCAGGAATCGATACCATGACCGTTTTTGTTCATCAGTCAGAATTTGAAGATTATGAGCAGTCTGTCATTGCAGGGATCCACAGGGCCGTAGAACCAGATTTCCTTGAGATGGAATCAGACCTTGCGCTGGTGGCTGTGGTAGGCCGTGGCATGAAGGCGACCAGAGGGACTGCCGGAAGAATCTTTTCGGCCCTTGCCCATTCCAGGGTAAACGTAAAAATGATTGACCAGGGATCCAGCGAACTCAACATCATCATTGGCGTAAAAAATGCTGATTTTGAGGAAGCGATCAAGGCAATTTATGATATATTTATCACGACTGAGGTTTAA